In one window of Corynebacterium incognita DNA:
- a CDS encoding DUF4194 domain-containing protein gives MTEPVDSTLQPPLWEGDRGALTYDSRRAFVQLLQGPLIRADKEPTLWKAILSDEQNLRSRLHEVFLELILDETEGFAFTRMVVDEKLTIPQVLRTDSLKHVDTAILLNLRQELAMALPGDRVVVDVEELRDAISYVRDVDNRDEAGFNKRFDAAIKRIVNTYNLLSATETEGRYEVSPVLRQLFDAETVPAIRDEYARLARDANSDSDSTSEDA, from the coding sequence ATGACCGAGCCAGTAGATTCCACCCTGCAGCCACCGTTATGGGAGGGCGACCGCGGCGCGCTCACTTATGACTCCCGCCGTGCATTCGTCCAGCTCCTCCAGGGCCCGCTCATCCGCGCGGACAAAGAGCCGACGCTGTGGAAAGCCATCTTGTCCGACGAGCAGAACTTACGCTCCCGGCTCCACGAGGTTTTCCTGGAGCTCATCCTCGATGAGACCGAAGGCTTCGCGTTTACCCGCATGGTCGTGGACGAAAAGCTCACCATCCCGCAGGTCCTGCGCACCGATTCCCTCAAGCACGTGGACACCGCGATCCTGCTCAACCTACGCCAAGAGCTCGCCATGGCGCTTCCTGGAGACCGCGTGGTCGTGGACGTCGAGGAGCTCCGCGACGCCATCTCCTATGTTCGCGACGTCGACAATCGCGACGAAGCGGGCTTCAACAAGCGTTTCGACGCCGCCATCAAGAGGATCGTCAACACCTACAACCTGCTGAGCGCCACCGAAACCGAAGGGCGGTACGAGGTCTCGCCGGTCTTACGCCAGCTTTTCGACGCCGAGACCGTCCCCGCCATCCGTGACGAATACGCCCGCCTTGCCCGCGACGCCAACTCCGATTCCGACTCCACCAGTGAGGATGCTTAA
- a CDS encoding ATP-binding protein, whose translation MTQSYPGQFRLARVQLINWGTFHGYYSIPVSREGFLITGGSGSGKSTLLDAISAVLVPHGSLNFNAASQQESGRSNGRSLVSYIRGAWRTLEDPQTGDITSSNLRDGATYSIVALTYDNGNSTVHTLVAIFRLDGGESSNADIKKLFGIIPGDVDINELTPLLTRSLDTRKIKARFAGTTATFTQTYSTFADRFRRRLGINNVEAQMLLHRTQSAKSLGSLDQLFRDFMLDKPTTFDRANEAVEQFDDLRQAYLKVEDVNAQIEALAPLPAHNDRRKEALAAREKADAMLTALPTVCRRVRADALDEEIRRHTANLSEAEARLAELSEQLEHRQSEERRAADVVNERTSNAVEILQLRIEREQQQITHRQNVFARIAEAATGWELNFGQSAEGFAALQASAQVRLDDFETDKAKLNDESRQLSVESEQATQNLSTIEADLASLSGRRSNINRELLELRQHLCHDTNFTESELPFAGELMDVSPDHNDWEPVIQKLLHNFAGTLLVPSAAREKVNAWVNSHNVKARLEYRAVPETTTSAVRSRDPRLLIHKLEFQEHPMSGWIQNFISRRFNYVCVADLKELEALSPETRGVTQEGLERHPRDKDGSTRFIKDDRTSRQGTRFYRVGSTNQAKIELLQQERAAAKSQCDATRRRLEETERKLDALRTERERAQVILATSFQDIDATPAQRRKAELEEELQQLNSSPETAEILAAHERAKAALEAAHTEHSEAFKEAAQLEGKLTDLRTQRADIDPSSLGGLEPEIEDAVHQALTKTTRRLTLSNIGDRRDAVQEMLQKKAKEADTTATRAAGSISSLLSNYLQKWPSEGADLKAEPDYAGEGIRKLEYLRADRLGEFRAQFLDLLNGTTVDNLSHLATLLRRAKSEIETRMEYINKSLSRSPFNPRRTLRIDVKDARGSQVIEFQRDLDAATSGAFEEATADAHEAGVARYHALDKILTRLGSSAPEDGRWRNVVLDTRRHVSFIGRELNSDGGTVNTYQDSAALSGGQAQKLVFFCLAAALRYRLADIDAELPTYGTVILDEAFDRADPEFTRTAMDVFTSFGFHMVLATPFKLIRTLSPYVDGTIVVNYEETVIDGKPSARSGFALIDAAGTSTTDDKEDQHADAQ comes from the coding sequence ATGACTCAGAGCTACCCCGGCCAGTTCCGGCTTGCCCGCGTCCAACTCATCAACTGGGGCACCTTCCACGGCTACTACTCCATCCCCGTGAGCCGCGAAGGCTTCCTCATTACGGGCGGATCGGGTTCCGGTAAGTCGACGCTTCTCGACGCCATCTCCGCCGTCCTCGTTCCCCATGGCTCGCTGAACTTCAACGCGGCGTCACAGCAGGAATCGGGACGCTCCAACGGTCGCAGCTTAGTCTCTTATATCCGCGGCGCGTGGCGCACGTTGGAGGATCCGCAAACCGGTGACATCACCTCCTCGAATCTCCGCGACGGCGCGACGTATTCCATCGTCGCGCTGACCTACGACAACGGCAATTCCACAGTCCACACACTGGTCGCTATTTTCCGCCTCGATGGTGGCGAGTCCTCGAATGCGGACATCAAGAAGCTCTTCGGCATCATCCCGGGCGACGTGGACATCAACGAGCTCACGCCGCTGCTCACTCGGTCGCTGGACACCCGCAAAATCAAGGCGCGCTTCGCGGGCACCACCGCGACATTCACGCAAACCTACAGCACCTTCGCGGACCGCTTCCGTCGTCGGCTCGGCATCAACAACGTGGAAGCACAGATGCTGCTCCACCGCACCCAGTCAGCGAAGTCCCTCGGCAGCCTGGACCAGCTCTTCCGCGACTTTATGCTGGATAAACCCACCACCTTCGACCGGGCTAACGAGGCCGTTGAGCAGTTCGACGACCTGCGTCAGGCCTACCTCAAGGTCGAGGACGTCAATGCCCAGATCGAGGCGCTAGCCCCGCTGCCCGCACACAACGACCGTCGCAAGGAAGCCCTCGCCGCCCGCGAGAAGGCCGACGCCATGCTCACTGCGCTGCCCACTGTCTGCCGCCGCGTGAGGGCCGACGCCCTCGACGAAGAGATTCGCCGGCACACCGCCAACCTCAGCGAGGCCGAAGCACGTCTCGCCGAGTTATCGGAGCAGCTCGAACACCGCCAAAGCGAGGAACGCCGCGCCGCCGACGTAGTCAACGAGCGCACATCCAACGCCGTCGAAATACTCCAGCTGCGCATCGAAAGAGAACAACAACAGATCACGCATCGACAAAACGTGTTTGCACGCATCGCCGAAGCCGCCACCGGCTGGGAACTCAACTTCGGCCAATCGGCTGAAGGCTTCGCCGCGCTTCAGGCCTCGGCTCAAGTCCGCCTGGATGACTTCGAAACCGACAAAGCCAAACTCAACGACGAGAGCCGCCAGCTCTCCGTGGAGAGCGAACAGGCAACGCAGAACCTCTCCACCATCGAGGCTGACCTGGCGTCGCTGTCCGGCCGTCGTTCCAATATCAACCGCGAGCTTCTCGAGCTACGCCAGCACCTGTGCCACGACACCAACTTCACCGAATCCGAGCTCCCCTTCGCCGGCGAGCTCATGGACGTCTCCCCTGACCACAACGACTGGGAGCCGGTCATCCAGAAGCTGCTCCATAACTTCGCCGGCACCCTGCTGGTCCCCTCCGCCGCGCGGGAGAAGGTCAACGCCTGGGTGAACTCCCACAACGTCAAGGCCAGGCTGGAGTACCGCGCCGTTCCCGAAACCACCACCAGCGCCGTACGGTCCCGCGACCCGCGGCTGCTCATCCACAAGCTGGAGTTCCAGGAGCACCCGATGTCCGGGTGGATCCAGAATTTCATCTCCCGCCGGTTCAATTACGTGTGTGTCGCAGACCTGAAAGAACTGGAGGCGCTATCGCCCGAAACCCGCGGCGTCACCCAAGAAGGTTTGGAGCGCCACCCACGAGACAAAGACGGCTCCACGCGCTTCATCAAGGACGATCGCACCAGCCGCCAAGGCACTCGTTTCTACCGCGTCGGCTCCACCAACCAAGCGAAGATCGAGCTGCTCCAGCAAGAACGTGCCGCCGCCAAGAGCCAGTGCGACGCTACTCGACGCCGCCTCGAAGAAACCGAACGCAAACTCGACGCCCTGCGCACCGAAAGGGAACGCGCCCAGGTCATCCTCGCCACGTCCTTCCAGGACATCGACGCCACCCCGGCCCAACGGCGCAAGGCCGAACTCGAGGAAGAGCTCCAGCAGCTCAACTCCTCACCAGAGACCGCCGAGATTCTGGCCGCTCACGAACGTGCTAAAGCAGCCCTCGAGGCCGCGCACACTGAGCACTCCGAGGCTTTCAAGGAAGCCGCGCAGCTCGAAGGAAAACTCACCGATCTCCGCACCCAACGCGCGGACATCGATCCCTCGTCGCTAGGCGGCCTGGAACCCGAGATAGAAGACGCCGTTCACCAGGCGCTGACGAAGACCACGCGACGGTTGACCTTGAGCAACATCGGCGATCGTCGCGACGCCGTCCAGGAAATGCTGCAAAAGAAAGCAAAAGAAGCCGATACCACGGCCACCCGCGCCGCCGGCTCCATCTCCTCCCTCCTCTCCAACTATCTCCAGAAATGGCCATCAGAAGGCGCGGACCTTAAGGCGGAGCCGGACTACGCCGGTGAAGGCATCCGGAAACTCGAGTACCTGCGCGCCGATCGCCTCGGCGAGTTCCGGGCCCAGTTCCTCGATCTGCTCAATGGCACCACCGTGGACAACCTCTCCCACCTGGCCACGCTCTTACGCCGCGCCAAGTCGGAGATCGAAACCCGCATGGAGTACATCAACAAGTCCCTGTCCCGTTCGCCGTTCAACCCCAGGCGCACGCTCCGCATTGACGTTAAGGATGCCCGCGGCTCCCAAGTCATCGAGTTCCAGCGCGACCTCGACGCCGCCACCTCCGGCGCCTTTGAAGAAGCCACCGCGGACGCCCACGAGGCCGGTGTGGCCCGCTACCACGCGCTGGACAAGATCCTCACCCGCCTGGGCTCAAGCGCGCCTGAGGACGGCCGCTGGCGCAACGTCGTGCTGGACACCCGGCGCCACGTGAGCTTCATCGGCCGCGAGCTCAACTCGGACGGCGGCACCGTTAACACCTACCAAGACTCCGCCGCCCTTTCCGGCGGGCAGGCCCAGAAGCTCGTGTTCTTCTGCCTGGCGGCCGCGCTGCGCTACCGCCTCGCCGACATCGACGCCGAGTTACCCACCTACGGCACCGTCATCCTGGACGAGGCCTTCGACCGCGCCGACCCCGAGTTCACCCGCACCGCCATGGATGTATTCACCTCCTTCGGCTTCCACATGGTCCTGGCCACCCCGTTCAAGCTCATCCGTACCCTCTCGCCGTATGTGGACGGCACCATCGTCGTCAACTACGAGGAGACGGTCATCGACGGCAAGCCTTCCGCACGCTCGGGCTTCGCGCTTATCGACGCCGCGGGCACCTCCACCACCGACGACAAGGAGGACCAGCATGCGGACGCCCAGTGA
- a CDS encoding DUF3322 domain-containing protein — protein MRTPSDLRAHAQSLLRKNYATALATPDELNLNWPLHPPTAQAAGKDTAATKRFITDWKRWPQAVEVTFETRRWTHQGLGTNAVPVRVTLNGAQRIAAVAGLGTEFSRLRTTAATIIDAFPDNADFATSVYKLHRQWANLHDADVTQLIACLHWLHENPNSGMWERAVPVLNVDGKWIGNHRKLLKELLAPLGVDGLGLRTTDPRLRVRFLNGSHQFPDLEVPFADAARLVPAGQRPTVLIVENKQTFLALPNYPTDTTSPIIAVFGSGYAAQHLHELPWLHNAHVGYWGDLDADGFAILNSLRSHLPNADLSSLLMDAATVKEFTHLAVSDPQSRSPLGLNHLTDDERRAANLLFTEGGLRIEQERIPFTHAEAIITDWLDAALG, from the coding sequence ATGCGGACGCCCAGTGACCTCCGCGCCCACGCGCAGTCTCTCCTACGCAAAAACTACGCCACGGCCCTCGCCACCCCGGACGAGCTCAACCTGAACTGGCCCCTCCACCCACCTACCGCACAAGCAGCGGGAAAGGACACCGCCGCCACCAAGAGGTTCATCACCGACTGGAAACGCTGGCCCCAGGCAGTAGAAGTCACCTTCGAAACCCGTCGCTGGACTCACCAGGGATTAGGTACCAACGCCGTCCCGGTGCGCGTCACGCTGAATGGCGCCCAGCGCATCGCGGCCGTCGCCGGCCTCGGAACAGAATTCTCCCGCCTGCGCACCACCGCCGCTACAATCATCGACGCCTTCCCCGACAACGCCGACTTCGCCACCTCGGTGTACAAGCTCCACCGCCAGTGGGCTAACCTCCACGACGCCGACGTCACGCAGCTCATCGCTTGCCTTCACTGGCTCCACGAAAACCCCAACTCTGGTATGTGGGAGCGCGCCGTGCCGGTGCTCAACGTGGACGGCAAATGGATCGGCAACCACCGCAAGCTTCTCAAAGAACTACTCGCCCCACTCGGCGTCGACGGTCTCGGACTCCGCACCACAGATCCCCGCCTGCGCGTCCGCTTCCTCAACGGCAGCCACCAATTCCCGGACCTCGAGGTCCCTTTCGCCGACGCCGCGCGCCTCGTCCCAGCCGGCCAACGTCCAACCGTTCTCATCGTTGAGAACAAGCAGACCTTCCTCGCGCTCCCCAACTATCCCACCGACACCACGTCACCCATCATCGCGGTATTCGGCTCCGGCTACGCCGCCCAGCACCTCCACGAACTCCCCTGGCTACATAACGCTCACGTGGGCTACTGGGGCGATCTCGACGCCGACGGCTTCGCCATCCTCAACTCGCTTCGCTCACACCTGCCCAACGCCGACCTTTCATCCCTTCTCATGGACGCGGCCACTGTCAAGGAATTCACACACCTCGCCGTATCCGATCCCCAGTCACGATCCCCACTCGGCCTCAACCACCTCACCGACGACGAACGGCGTGCCGCCAATCTCCTCTTCACCGAGGGCGGTCTGCGGATCGAACAGGAACGCATCCCGTTCACACACGCCGAAGCGATAATCACCGACTGGCTTGACGCGGCATTAGGCTGA
- a CDS encoding pentapeptide repeat-containing protein: MYKEMPDSWVNGLAGKDASAQDFSGYDLTEINLQGSICRGCSFRDSMIAWANLSFADFTDADFTDAMISETDLRNSCFENAIMTNAWLIPVLAVPEQFTKSIGFPSCNANLYDPRTEPKKSEDD; encoded by the coding sequence ATGTATAAGGAAATGCCTGATTCGTGGGTGAACGGGTTAGCCGGTAAAGATGCTTCCGCTCAGGATTTTTCTGGTTATGACTTAACAGAAATCAACTTGCAAGGGAGCATCTGTAGAGGGTGCTCGTTCCGGGACTCTATGATTGCTTGGGCCAATCTTAGCTTCGCGGATTTTACTGACGCAGATTTCACGGACGCGATGATTAGTGAGACTGATCTGCGTAATTCTTGTTTCGAGAATGCCATCATGACAAACGCCTGGTTGATACCAGTCTTGGCGGTGCCCGAACAGTTTACAAAATCGATAGGTTTTCCGTCATGCAACGCTAATTTGTATGACCCTCGAACTGAACCTAAGAAAAGTGAAGACGATTGA
- a CDS encoding APC family permease: MNSNTNLARNYNPAWVFAMALGAAIGWGAFILPFDWMMSGGLAGTLIGFIIGGLLIGVIALSYGGAIRFLPVTGGGVAFALSALGRHHAFVAGWALALAYACIVALNASAVTLVFRVILPNWVMRFPLYEVAGWKIYLPEVLIASAFIILFAWMNSQGAEISGRFQFIAVLLLIGSVAVITVSMIVYYLVEQPTLAPGFPEDRSKLAAVSTIIAFAPWAYVGFDSIPQLAGEFNFSAKKAMNLILWGVGAATLVYMAMMLSTSIAVGTDHSQLSEAAWPPAVAIQEVMGLPGLVLMVVAVSVGVLTGLNGFFTATSRVLLTLGRSGLLPKWFAVLDQERKTPSKAIYFVALVCLITPWFGRAALAWIVDMSSLGVTVAYFYTCYFVFHVARTGKIVDAEIDVPHSLLQRGVSLVGCLLSVCFVALLLVPGSPGALGKESLIALGIWTLIGLLCYLVRYPKISRLDDAELAQRMFGGASVVKSDRLKMSSNSNSSL, encoded by the coding sequence GTGAATTCGAATACAAATCTCGCACGGAACTACAATCCCGCCTGGGTTTTCGCGATGGCGCTCGGTGCCGCCATTGGCTGGGGCGCCTTTATTTTGCCTTTTGATTGGATGATGAGTGGTGGACTCGCGGGCACATTGATTGGCTTTATCATCGGCGGGCTACTGATTGGCGTAATTGCGCTGAGTTACGGCGGGGCGATTCGCTTCTTGCCGGTTACGGGAGGTGGCGTCGCGTTCGCGCTGTCCGCATTAGGGCGCCATCATGCATTTGTGGCTGGCTGGGCTTTAGCGCTGGCTTATGCCTGTATCGTTGCGTTAAACGCTTCAGCTGTAACATTGGTTTTTCGGGTTATCCTGCCGAATTGGGTGATGCGGTTCCCCTTATATGAGGTGGCGGGGTGGAAAATCTATCTTCCCGAGGTTCTGATTGCGAGCGCTTTCATTATTTTGTTTGCGTGGATGAATTCGCAAGGTGCTGAGATTTCGGGTCGCTTTCAGTTTATTGCGGTTTTGCTGCTGATTGGCAGCGTGGCAGTAATCACTGTATCGATGATCGTCTACTATCTTGTCGAGCAGCCAACGCTCGCTCCCGGTTTCCCAGAAGACCGGTCGAAGTTGGCAGCAGTTAGTACCATCATTGCATTTGCGCCGTGGGCATACGTCGGATTTGATTCCATTCCGCAACTCGCCGGCGAGTTTAATTTCTCTGCGAAGAAGGCAATGAATTTGATCCTCTGGGGCGTTGGGGCAGCGACTCTGGTCTACATGGCGATGATGCTGTCGACCTCGATTGCGGTGGGGACTGATCATTCGCAGCTTAGCGAGGCCGCTTGGCCTCCGGCCGTAGCTATTCAGGAAGTTATGGGCCTTCCGGGGCTAGTTCTGATGGTCGTGGCAGTGAGTGTAGGAGTTCTCACCGGGCTCAATGGTTTTTTCACTGCTACTAGTCGTGTTCTTTTGACTCTAGGGCGCTCCGGGCTATTGCCAAAATGGTTTGCAGTTCTCGATCAGGAGAGGAAGACTCCGTCCAAGGCAATTTACTTTGTCGCGCTCGTTTGTCTAATTACTCCTTGGTTCGGGCGAGCAGCATTGGCTTGGATTGTCGATATGTCTAGTCTCGGAGTGACTGTGGCTTATTTCTATACCTGCTATTTTGTCTTCCACGTCGCTCGAACAGGAAAAATAGTAGACGCCGAAATAGATGTCCCGCATTCTCTACTTCAGAGGGGGGTAAGCCTTGTAGGATGCTTGTTATCGGTGTGCTTCGTAGCACTACTCCTCGTGCCGGGATCACCGGGGGCTCTCGGCAAGGAATCCCTCATTGCTCTTGGGATTTGGACACTTATTGGATTGTTGTGCTACTTAGTCCGGTATCCCAAAATTTCAAGGTTGGACGATGCGGAGCTGGCACAACGAATGTTCGGTGGAGCATCCGTAGTAAAGTCTGACCGTCTAAAAATGAGTAGCAATTCGAACTCATCGCTCTAA
- a CDS encoding ATP-grasp domain-containing protein gives MKKEFVQDLLDHVWQLQKNTWGEGYTSGIHNNWIRAARNCGQKIEIERKNGHPYIHFFRPDGSFRGTLDPWVLPTTTRSSSQACASKVKTRYFLERANVPTPETQDYREGEAQKAYEDFFQSATSRQAVVKAHNLSQGIGVYLNVTPSNFVETFDSCIELQKERKRSPKVLVQEMLDGFELRCTVVEGELVDVIARIPAYVIGTGRHSIEELAALKNESRLADRFLARRKLNLEEYNTKAKMLAEGISPTFAPEEGELIILSSISNIAYGGETAIVTDLVSDSIRSIAERAVAAIPGLTTGGVDVMVNSLDSDSPKVIEVNSFPHAYISIYPTYGNPTNPLDLYLQRWFLVDDFERGDRNEFTLEEKEFLEKYYAFIKQKLGLVGGLFVK, from the coding sequence ATGAAAAAAGAATTTGTTCAGGACCTACTTGATCACGTGTGGCAATTGCAGAAAAACACGTGGGGCGAAGGCTATACATCTGGCATCCACAATAACTGGATTCGCGCAGCACGTAATTGTGGACAGAAAATTGAAATCGAAAGAAAGAACGGCCACCCATACATCCATTTCTTTCGGCCGGATGGCAGTTTTAGGGGAACGCTGGACCCCTGGGTGCTTCCGACAACGACGCGTAGTAGCTCTCAAGCTTGTGCGTCCAAAGTAAAAACTCGTTATTTCTTGGAGCGCGCCAATGTGCCGACGCCAGAGACTCAGGACTACAGGGAAGGCGAAGCACAGAAGGCATACGAGGATTTCTTTCAGTCGGCTACGAGCAGGCAAGCTGTGGTGAAAGCCCATAATTTATCTCAAGGAATTGGCGTCTATCTCAACGTCACGCCGTCAAACTTTGTTGAAACCTTTGACTCATGTATTGAACTGCAAAAGGAGCGCAAGCGTTCCCCGAAAGTTTTGGTTCAAGAGATGCTGGACGGTTTCGAGCTCCGATGCACTGTCGTCGAAGGAGAACTTGTAGACGTTATCGCTCGCATTCCAGCGTATGTTATCGGAACAGGTCGACATTCGATTGAAGAGTTGGCGGCGCTTAAGAACGAAAGCCGTCTCGCAGATCGTTTCTTGGCGCGTCGGAAATTGAATCTTGAAGAGTACAACACAAAAGCGAAAATGCTGGCTGAGGGGATTTCACCCACGTTTGCGCCTGAGGAAGGGGAGCTCATTATCCTTTCTTCTATTTCAAACATCGCCTACGGTGGCGAAACAGCGATTGTGACTGATTTGGTGTCAGATTCGATTAGATCCATTGCTGAACGCGCAGTGGCGGCTATTCCTGGGCTCACAACGGGAGGCGTTGATGTAATGGTCAACTCGCTCGACAGCGATTCCCCAAAGGTGATTGAGGTTAACTCTTTCCCTCACGCGTATATTTCCATATACCCCACTTATGGGAATCCTACCAATCCCTTGGATTTGTATCTACAAAGATGGTTCTTGGTTGATGATTTTGAACGAGGCGACCGGAACGAATTTACTCTCGAAGAAAAAGAGTTCCTCGAAAAATACTATGCCTTCATTAAGCAAAAGCTCGGACTTGTTGGAGGCTTGTTCGTCAAGTAG
- a CDS encoding glycosyltransferase, with protein MNKALVYGDISPNVIDGSSVWLMSITEIMAGIFDEVHLQLKMVPQTDKLLDAVIHIDNVIIHYPPSHLPELEVESVVGVLENIVEQEQPSVLIARGLSLCNELSRSPRLAPVLWSYITDLPFPLESTSENNLGRLNRVALRSRKLFVQTEAARSYLEALTPAAAGKTHLMYPMIPSYEKNGGSETLDGPLKIVYSGKMAKDWKTLEMLAIPRHLRELGIDAELYVIGDKINKDRNNPQWANEMKRAIVTAHEDPSSGVTWLGSMPRKQVLEQISSMDIGLGWRTEKLDYSLEISTKFLEYSSLGIPTLLNRTLDMERMLGVDYPFFTQASATSKQAAQQIAASIGQLGRRNGKLQEAVKDYSMSAARERLHGYFLSAGAIGDNQGAVTEPLKMAIVSHDFKFMGELVDSLSTDPNFILRQDAWDTLRDHDEKHSLEVCGWADVVFCEFAGPFLNWYAQNKRPGQKLITRMHGFEVRGPAPWLLNLDFEQVDEVIFVSEHYRRLAVEKLGISRERTRIISNTIDTVDFDRPKMENAQFNLGLVGFVPFLKRPDRAIKLLSKLIEVDPRYNLRIRGRAPWEYPYVWKDNVQRSSYLELFQTVAQNSELKSRIVFEDFGSDISSWFRSIGVVLSPSENESFHLAPAEGMASRAVPVVWDRDGARDIFGHYVVDGTDDAVDRVLNLRDHETFCREGRIARDYALQWGVDELMDKWRGLFRESH; from the coding sequence ATGAATAAGGCATTGGTTTATGGCGATATTAGCCCTAACGTCATCGATGGCTCGTCAGTCTGGTTGATGTCGATTACTGAAATAATGGCTGGTATTTTCGATGAAGTTCATTTGCAGCTTAAGATGGTTCCCCAAACAGACAAGCTTTTGGATGCGGTAATTCATATCGATAACGTTATTATCCATTATCCACCGAGCCATCTCCCCGAGCTAGAAGTCGAAAGCGTCGTGGGGGTACTGGAAAACATCGTTGAACAAGAACAACCTAGTGTTCTTATAGCGAGAGGACTTTCGTTGTGCAATGAGCTTTCGCGTTCTCCTCGGTTGGCTCCCGTTCTCTGGTCGTATATCACGGATTTGCCGTTCCCTCTGGAATCCACTTCAGAAAACAATCTTGGTCGTTTGAACCGGGTGGCGCTCCGTTCTCGCAAGTTGTTTGTACAAACTGAGGCTGCAAGAAGCTATCTGGAAGCGCTCACTCCCGCTGCGGCTGGGAAGACGCATCTGATGTATCCGATGATTCCTAGCTATGAAAAAAACGGGGGGTCGGAAACTTTAGATGGTCCGTTGAAGATTGTCTATTCCGGCAAGATGGCTAAAGACTGGAAGACTCTCGAAATGTTGGCAATCCCACGTCATCTGCGGGAATTAGGAATTGACGCCGAACTATATGTGATCGGAGACAAGATAAATAAGGATCGAAACAATCCGCAATGGGCAAATGAAATGAAGCGTGCGATTGTAACCGCGCACGAAGACCCTTCCAGTGGTGTTACTTGGCTTGGCAGTATGCCAAGGAAACAGGTCTTAGAACAAATTTCATCGATGGATATAGGCCTCGGCTGGCGAACAGAGAAGCTAGATTACAGTTTGGAGATTTCTACAAAGTTTTTGGAATATTCTTCACTTGGGATCCCGACGCTTCTCAATAGAACCCTGGACATGGAAAGAATGCTGGGGGTGGACTACCCATTCTTTACTCAAGCTTCGGCGACTTCCAAACAGGCTGCACAGCAAATTGCTGCCAGCATTGGCCAGCTGGGTCGCCGTAATGGAAAGCTCCAAGAAGCGGTGAAAGACTATTCAATGTCTGCTGCTCGAGAACGCTTGCACGGCTATTTCTTATCGGCGGGAGCTATCGGAGATAACCAAGGGGCAGTCACTGAGCCGTTGAAGATGGCAATCGTCTCACATGACTTTAAATTTATGGGCGAATTGGTTGACTCACTTTCAACAGATCCAAACTTTATTCTACGCCAAGACGCGTGGGACACCTTAAGAGACCACGACGAAAAGCATAGTCTGGAAGTTTGTGGGTGGGCTGACGTAGTTTTTTGTGAGTTCGCCGGGCCCTTCTTGAACTGGTACGCACAGAACAAGCGACCAGGCCAAAAGCTAATTACGCGAATGCACGGCTTCGAAGTTCGTGGACCAGCACCCTGGCTCCTCAACCTTGACTTTGAACAAGTGGACGAGGTTATATTTGTATCGGAGCATTATCGTCGGCTGGCAGTCGAAAAATTGGGCATCTCGAGGGAACGCACCCGTATTATCTCTAACACGATCGATACCGTTGATTTTGACCGTCCTAAGATGGAAAACGCTCAATTCAACCTCGGTTTGGTCGGTTTTGTTCCGTTTCTTAAGCGGCCAGACCGCGCGATCAAACTATTGTCGAAACTAATTGAAGTAGACCCCCGTTATAACCTAAGAATTCGGGGTCGTGCACCCTGGGAATATCCCTATGTTTGGAAGGACAACGTTCAACGGTCAAGTTATCTTGAGCTATTCCAAACAGTGGCTCAAAATAGTGAGCTGAAAAGTCGCATTGTTTTTGAGGATTTTGGTTCGGATATCAGCTCGTGGTTTAGATCTATCGGCGTTGTGCTTTCCCCAAGCGAGAACGAGAGTTTTCATCTAGCTCCGGCTGAGGGGATGGCGTCGCGAGCGGTGCCTGTTGTATGGGACCGTGATGGCGCTCGAGACATTTTTGGGCATTACGTGGTCGATGGAACAGACGATGCGGTCGATAGGGTTTTGAACCTGCGAGACCATGAGACGTTCTGCCGTGAAGGCCGAATCGCACGTGACTATGCCCTTCAATGGGGCGTTGACGAACTGATGGACAAATGGAGAGGCCTATTTAGAGAATCTCATTAG